A genome region from Lucilia cuprina isolate Lc7/37 chromosome 3, ASM2204524v1, whole genome shotgun sequence includes the following:
- the LOC111680529 gene encoding aladin translates to MVSLQDMTTLHSPGTQPLCEKTGRLCVLPQREIQGNSYVLEYYPEINLSCDAFNSTSIAGSSLSNKCIDSWRNVMVPVNEGVLKRIIRTFFESGFTEALNEARDNQTANCNPMISSTAEFTFRAIDFLKRLKSRVFPHMKEQGIASIAKHSETRDWIRSYVRCIVWHPNCFKIAVAGLDDIVRIYTDEPAIVPVLKSASQKWITSMAWRPYSSGELAVGCQRGICLWTMDNNMNITRSTSQAVFLKNPNHCPITSVQWNSDGTLLASASIGDTDVLIWNVDKMQNTALKRVGPPCSLLKWSPDGSCLFSSTVGNVFRVWSCDKKWQPERWTINTGTIQSACWSPCGGFLLFVTSEEPILYRLQFFEEQLFQTGSAPKQALPVADLSKITVGEREVGGQPQSVAWDPNGLYLAITFKDSPCIAIFSTCIQKFNLSMSPSCFLTGIGNEYPSFICFQSKNRKNADSVLTIGWSSGRIQYFPFVNM, encoded by the exons atggtttcACTACAAGATATGACCACATTACACTCACCCGGTACGCAGCCATTGTGTGAAAAAACTGGACGTCTGTGCGTTTTGCCACAACGTGAAATACAAGGAAATTCCTATGTG CTCGAGTATTATCCCGAAATAAACTTAAGTTGTGATGCCTTTAATAGCACGTCCATCGCTGGTTCTTCTTTGTCTAATAAATGTATTGATTCTTGGCGCAATGTCATGGTGCCTGTCAATGAAGGAGTTTTGAAGCGGATAATACGTACTTTTTTCGAAAGTGGTTTCACTGAGGCCCTTAATGAAGCCCGAGATAATCAAACGGCGAATTGTAATCCTATGATTTCTTCAACAGCTGAATTTACTTTTCGTGCTATAGATTTTCTAAAGCGCTTAAAATCTAGAGTATTTCCTCATATGAAAGAACAAGGTATCGCTAGCATAGCCAAACATTCGGAAACTAG agaTTGGATAAGATCGTATGTTAGATGCATTGTCTGGCAtccaaattgttttaaaatagctGTTGCTGGTCTAGATGATATTGTTCGTATTTATACAGATGAACCGGCTATTGTGCCAGTATTAAAG AGTGCTTCACAAAAATGGATAACATCGATGGCTTGGCGTCCCTACAGTTCTGGAGAATTAGCTGTAGGTTGTCAACGTGGTATTTGTCTCTGGACCATGGataataatatgaatattaCCCGGTCTACTTCACAGGcggtgtttttaaaaaa TCCCAATCATTGTCCCATAACTTCAGTACAATGGAATTCGGATGGTACACTTTTGGCTTCGGCATCTATTGGCGATACAGATGTTCTTATATGGAATGttgataaaatgcaaaataccgCTCTAAAGAGAGTAGGACCACCTTGTTCGCTTTTAAAATGGTCACCCGATGGTTCCTGTTTATTTTCCTCAACTGTGGGAAATGTATTTCGTGTTTGGTCTTGTGACAAAAAGTGGCAACCAGAAAGATGGACCATAAACACAGGTACCATACAGTCGGCCTGTTGGTCACCCTGTGGTGGTTTTCTATTGTTTGTTACTTCCGAGGAGCCTATCTTATATCGTTTGCAATTTTTCGAAGAGCAATTATTTCAAA CTGGTTCTGCTCCCAAACAGGCTTTACCGGTGGCTGATTTAAGCAAAATAACGGTAGGTGAACGAGAAGTTGGTGGTCAACCTCAGTCTGTGGCCTGGGATCCAAATGGTCTTTATTTGGCCATTACCTTCAAAGATTCACCCTGTATTGCCATATTCTCTAcgtgtatacaaaaattcaatttgaGCATGTCACCCTCTTGTTTTCTAACTGGCATTGGTAATGAGTATCCTTCGTTTATTTGTTTCCAAAGTAAAAATCGCAAAAATGCTGATTCTGTTTTAACCATAGGCTGGTCCAGTGGCCGCATACAATATTTCCCTTTTGTTAATATGTAA
- the LOC111680506 gene encoding kelch-like protein 26 — translation MAGGAASVLRNNSEQRYRTSTPIKRGDSNSTPPTFLRTQQPNFMLTSHSEALLQGLNALRCSDKLFDVTLIVEGKTFKAHRVVLAACSDYFCAMFTDAMREARQSEIKLNGVNARGIELLIEYAYTSKLELDRNNIQDVLSVSTHVQMKAVIEACSNYLESQIDLENCVAIAALADLYALDALKRKTYRFICARLDEFSQTPDLINLTWDQLEYILSCNYPVDCSEERVLQITLQYCLESRLKNELARMLFAKVRFNQIETNALNTLLSNAESAEDDSQQYVDLIKSEVIKQNQLNKLNTENEEVISLSVLTNSRGMELALVKIGGFETNGLTNQISCYLPSVGKWEDLTVIPHIEQCNYGTAVLGNDLYIVGGSYDVCLKEYIHPFGFRYCPIKDKWKTIAPIQADRCRFSLNAMGNNFLYAVGGVCELNDIDGDHYANEMATSNCERYNASVDRWEYLPALSENRSQHAGVVLGDKLYISGGIDRHLVLASLWSFDAKTEKWNKLCQMPTPRADHVLIAFEHHIYACGGWYEDPLTESRVLAETIDVYDVKTDTWSTETKNPMPKYYTGVAAVKRRIYFIGGLLSTITINRATSAVQCYDLDTKQWSFNGEWEYPKEVWECTCAAFYVPRERDDFVMSFYGM, via the exons ATGGCAGGAGGCGCTGCATCAGTATTACGTAATAACTCCGAACAACGTTATAGAACTTCAACACCTATTAAAAGGGGAGATAGTAACTCAACACCTCCTACTTTCTTACGCACACAACAGCCAAATTTTATGTTAACCTCTCATTCAGAAGCTCTGTTGCAGGGTCTGAACGCCTTAAGATGTTCAGATAAACTGTTTGATGTTACTCTCATAGTTGAGGGTAAAACGTTTAAG GCCCATCGAGTTGTTTTAGCTGCCTGTAGCGATTATTTTTGCGCTATGTTTACCGATGCCATGCGTGAGGCAAGACAGTccgaaattaagttaaatggtGTTAATGCTCGTGGCATAGAGCTATTAATCGAATATGCCTACACCTCAAAACTGGAATTGGATCGTAATAACATACAGGATGTACTCTCCGTTTCAACACACGTTCAAATGAAAGCCGTCATTGAGGCCTGTTCAAATTATTTAGAATCTCAAATTGATTTAGAAAATTGTGTAGCTATTGCCGCCCTGGCCGATCTTTATGCACTAGATGCGCTTAAACGTAAAACGTATCGTTTTATTTGTGCCCGTCTTGATGAATTCTCTCAAACTCCAGATTTAATAAATCTAACATGGGATCAATTGGAGTATATACTCTCATGTAATTATCCTGTCGATTGTTCAGAAGAGAGAgtattacaaataacattgcaATATTGTCTGGAGTCCAGGCTAAAGAACGAATTGGCTAGAATGCTATTTGCCAAAGTGCGTTTCAATCAAATCGAAACCAATGCACTCAATACTCTACTATCGAATGCAGAATCTGCTGAAGATGACTCGCAACAGTATGTCGATCTTATAAAGAGCGAGGTTATAAAGCAAAATCAGTTGAATAAACTAAATACTGAAAATGAAGAAGTGATATCTTTAAGTGTCTTAACCAATTCGCGCGGCATGGAATTGGCTTTAGTTAAAATTGGAGGCTTCGAAACAAATGGTTTAACTAATCAAATAAGTTGTTATTTGCCCTCGGTAGGCAAATGGGAAGATTTAACTGTGATTCCACATATAGAACAAT GCAATTATGGTACAGCAGTCTTGGGCAATGATCTTTATATTGTTGGCGGTTCATATGATGTTTGTTTAAAGGAATATATACATCCTTTCGGTTTTCGCTATTGTCCCATCAAGGATAAATGGAAAACTATTGCTCCCATACAGGCTGATCGTTGTCGTTTCTCTTTAAATGCCATGggcaataattttttgtatgccGTTGGTGGCGTTTGTGAGCTAAATGATATTGATGGTGATCACTATGCCAATGAAATGGCAACATCAAATTGTGAACGTTATAATGCCAGTGTAGATCGTTGGGAATATTTACCCGCTTTATCGGAGAATCGTAGTCAACATGCTGGCGTTGTTTTGGGTGACAAATTATATATATCGG GCGGCATTGATCGCCACTTGGTCTTGGCATCGCTCTGGAGCTTTGATGCAAAAACCGAAAAGTGGAACAAATTATGTCAGATGCCAACACCCAGAGCCGATCATGTACTCATTGCATTCGAACATCATATTTATGCCTGTGGTGGCTGGTATGAAGATCCTTTAACTGAATCAAGAGTTTTAGCCGAAACCATAGATGTCTATGACGTGAAAACCGATACTTGGTCGACGGAAACAAAAAATCCAATGCCAAAATATTACACTGGTGTGGCGGCAGTTAAGAGGCGCATTTATTTTATCGGAGGTCTATTGTCGACAATCACCATAAATCGTGCCACCTCAGCGGTGCAGTGTTACGATTTAGATACAAAACAATGGTCATTTAATGGCGAATGGGAATATCCCAAAGAAGTGTGGGAATGTACTTGTGCAGCTTTTTATGTACCACGAGAACGTGATGATTTTGTTATGTCATTTTATGGGatgtaa
- the LOC111680533 gene encoding kinesin-associated protein 3 isoform X2: MLEEKKNCQKIIRLRSLNAKTDPAALAREVVDKCDLIHKSQLADVEQIIFYLKNRKDNAGIDTHDNNMGHHRSAIATHRSSARPHTTMSSSMSSSTHSKSSDSSDVSINHIDEYVELLYEDLSERIRGSAMILQVARNPDNLEELEKNESCLSALSRVLREDWRKSLDLSTNIIYIFFCFSTYTKFHSVIVQYKIGSLCMDVIDYELRRYESMRNELDIRKNPGGSAPLSAKASKEKLNNSTDDFLDLMNEEKPKEMEPPRRRIPELKQRPKSGNWSSFHSSMSSSLIKSQILNSSYHEALSAGAQTPDSGISTNGDMKATSNEALDRNDPKIKKEEIDRLNKQLKLFAKKQEQLLRVAFYLLLNMAENVKLEEKMRRKNIVKMLVKALDRQNIDLLMLVTTFLKKLSIVGDNKDDMSELNIVSKLPRLFQSGHTDLVQVTLKLVFNLSFDGQLRRKMIVAGYLPMLVMFINDEKHHGIVVKILYHMSLDDKVKAMFTHTECVQMATDAIILNLNSKVDLDLIALCINLSLNRRNAQIMVEGNRLHSLMDRAFKYQDSLLMKLLRNLSQHESLQPLFIDYVGDLARILTICDDESFMVECLGILGNLSLADLDYSQILQNFQLIPWIRNILIPSAKLDDLVLDTIVYLGTCAHDELCALLFCRANVVLSLIELLKAKQEDDEIVLQIIFVFQQILRHESTREYMIKETESPAYLIDLMHDKNAEIRKVCDYCLDIIAISDSEWAKRIKLEKFRNHNSQWLCMVESQQHEDNNESYNDEEDEEHDLDNYLRGEYLDNCELYNTNQQNKESEDNDSNNSNNPASPANSTYSRPVSSFRRSQDLDDIYNMTFSSKSQNSSQGDSNYMFKSNKSLDSEGLHEELLLA, encoded by the exons AACTGTCAGAAAATAATACGTTTACGTTCATTAAACGCCAAAACAGATCCCGCAGCACTTGCACGTGAAGTAGTGGACAAATGTGATTTAATACACAAATCCCAGTTGGCCGATGTAGAACAAATAATATTCTATTTGAAAAATCGTAAAGATAATGCTGGTATAG ATACACACGATAACAATATGGGTCATCATCGATCGGCTATTGCCACACACCGATCCTCGGCAAGACCTCATACTACCATGAGTTCTAGCATGTCATCTTCAACACATTCAAAATCATCAGATTCCTCAGATGTTTCCATTAATCATATAGACGAATATGTTGAGTTGTTGTATGAAGATTTAAGCGAACGCATACGAGGCTCGGCTATGATCCTACAAGTAGCACGTAACCCTGATAATTTAgaagaattagaaaaaaatg AATCTTGTTTAAGTGCTTTGTCGCGTGTATTGCGTGAAGATTGGCGCAAAAGCTTAGATTTAtctacaaatattatttacatattctTTTGTTTCTCCACCTATACGAAATTtcattcagttatagttcaataTAAG ATTGGTTCTCTATGTATGGATGTTATCGATTACGAATTACGTCGTTACGAAAGTATGCGTAATGAATTGGATATTCGTAAAAATCCTGGTGGTTCGGCTCCTCTATCGGCAAAGGCCAGCAAGGAGAAATTAAACAACAGCACTGATGATTTTCTAGATCTCATGAATGAAGAAAAGCCCAAAGag ATGGAGCCACCTCGACGTCGTATACCCGAATTGAAACAACGCCCCAAATCGGGTAATTGGTCTAGTTTTCATAGTTCCATGTCTTCGTCGCTTATTAAAAGTCAAATACTAAACAGCAGCTATCATGAAGCTCTCTCGGCGGGAGCTCAAACACCCGACTCAGGTATATCTACCAATGGTGACATGAAAGCCACCAGCAATGAGGCTCTCGATCGTAATGATCCGAAAATTAAAAAGGAAGAAATCGATCGTCTTAATAAGCAGTTAAAACTTTTTGCTAAGAAGCAAGAACAACTCTTAAGGGTTGCCTTCTATTTGCTACTGAATATGGCTGAAAATGTCAAACTAGAAGAGAAAATGCGTCGcaaaaatattgtcaaaatGTTGGTAAAAGCTTTAGATCGTCAAAATATAGATCTTCTAATGTTGGTTAccacatttttgaaaaagttatcCATAGTGGGTGATAACAAGGATGATATGAGCGAACTGAATATAGTGTCAAAATTACCCCGACTCTTCCAAAGTGGTCATACGGATCTGGTGCAAGTTACTCTAAAATTGGTGTTCAATTTGTCATTTGATGGCCAGTTAAGAAGAAAAATGATAGTGGCTGGTTATTTGCCCATGTTGGTTATGTTTATCAATGATGAAAAACATCATGGCATAGTGGTAAAGATATTATATCACATGAGTTTGGATGATAAG gttAAAGCCATGTTTACCCATACCGAATGCGTGCAAATGGCCACGGATGCTATTATTTTAAATCTCAATTCTAAAGTTGATTTGGACTTAATCGCTCTTTGCATTAATCTTTCGCTTAATCGTCGTAATGCTCAAATTATGGTCGAAGGCAATCGTTTGCACAGTCTCATGGATCGTGCTTTCAAATATCAAGATTCCCTACTCATGAAACTATTGCGCAATCTTTCGCAGCATGAATCCCTTCAACCTCTATTTATCGATTATGTAGGGGATTTGGCACGCATTCTTACCATTTGCGATGATGAGTCTTTTATGGTGGAGTGCTTGGGCATATTGGGTAATTTGTCGCTGGCCGATTTAGACTATTCAcagattttacaaaatttccaattgaTTCCCTGGATAAGAAATATCTTAATACCCAGTGCGAAGTTAGATGATCTCGTTTTAGATACTATTGTGTATTTGGGCACTTGCGCCCATGATGAATTATGCGCCTTACTGTTTTGTCGCGCCAATGTAGTGCTTTCATTAATTGAACTGCTAAAGGCTAAACAGGAGGATGATGAGattgttttacaaattattttcgtATTCCAACAGATTTTGAGGCATGAAAGTACACGCGAGTATATGATTAAGGAGACAGAATCACCGGCGTATCTTATAGATTTGATGCATGATAAAAATGCAGAGATACGTAAAGTTTGTGATTATTGTTTGGACATCATCGCTATTAGCGATAGCGAATGGGCGAAACGTATTAag TTGGAAAAATTCCGTAATCACAACTCGCAATGGTTGTGTATGGTGGAGTCACAACAGCACGAAGACAATAACGAAAGCTACAATGATGAAGAAGACGAAGAACACGATTTGGACAACTATTTGCGTGGAGAATATCTGGACAATTGTGAACTATATAAtacaaatcaacaaaataaagaaagcGAAGATAATGACAGTAACAACAGTAATAATCCAGCTAGTCCCGCCAATTCAACCTACAGTCGTCCAGTGAGCAg ttttagacGCAGTCAAGATCTTGATGATATTTACAACATGACATTTAGTAGCAAATCTCAAAACTCCAGCCAGGGAGACTCTAATTATATGTTTAAATCGAATAAATCTTTAGATTCCGAAGGCTTACATGAAGAGCTTTTATTGGCttaa